A genomic segment from Clostridium pasteurianum BC1 encodes:
- a CDS encoding FTR1 family iron permease — protein sequence MKKIITLLTVLLILFIMPVTAFAADVSKSLVEANKLVNKAQELVQAGDIDKGKAEYDAYNKAWLELEDGVKSQSKLAYGDIEEKMGMVQFLFSQNPVQKDKVVEALVDLKGTNEKFINGKYENQISNKNDKNVTVKDLLNILGKAKEQIKNGDNGAALQSMNEFSSSWLDVEGVILTKSQKIYSDAEKDMVTAKAYLSMKPAQTFKAEMVIDRMYNYLSTVEGKNSYGIMDVITIILREGIEALLVVIALLGFIKKSGHEDKKGWIFGGVGVGLIVSIILAIIIKVLFTSGTFGNNNFLIAGWTGVFAAVMLIYVSYWLHSKSSAKQWNDYIKNKSTQAIATGSLFSLGLLAFLAVFREGTETVLFYIGMASSISLTTLISGIVLGALILVAIAFLILKVGLKIPMRPFFIVSSLLVFYLGIKFTGMGINGLQIAGILPTTTNDVLPTIDWLGVYPSLQSLIPQLILIVLAIAMVAWRYIKASSKK from the coding sequence TTGAAAAAAATAATAACTTTACTCACTGTGCTGTTAATATTGTTTATTATGCCAGTTACTGCTTTTGCTGCCGATGTAAGCAAAAGTCTTGTGGAGGCAAATAAATTGGTGAATAAAGCACAGGAACTTGTTCAAGCAGGAGATATAGACAAAGGAAAGGCAGAATACGATGCATATAATAAAGCTTGGCTGGAACTTGAAGATGGGGTTAAAAGCCAATCCAAACTAGCTTATGGGGATATAGAGGAAAAAATGGGAATGGTGCAGTTTTTATTCTCTCAAAATCCTGTTCAGAAGGATAAGGTTGTTGAAGCATTAGTTGACTTAAAGGGAACTAATGAAAAATTTATTAATGGTAAATATGAAAATCAAATATCTAATAAAAATGATAAAAATGTCACAGTTAAGGACTTATTAAATATTTTGGGAAAAGCTAAAGAGCAGATAAAAAATGGTGACAATGGAGCCGCATTGCAATCTATGAATGAATTTAGTTCATCCTGGTTGGATGTTGAAGGAGTTATACTTACAAAATCACAGAAAATATACAGCGATGCAGAAAAGGACATGGTCACAGCTAAAGCCTATCTTTCAATGAAACCTGCACAGACCTTTAAGGCTGAAATGGTTATTGATAGAATGTACAATTACCTATCCACTGTGGAGGGTAAAAATTCATATGGAATAATGGATGTTATAACAATAATTCTTAGAGAAGGAATTGAAGCATTATTAGTTGTTATTGCCTTGCTTGGATTCATTAAAAAATCCGGACATGAAGATAAAAAAGGATGGATTTTTGGTGGAGTAGGTGTTGGATTAATCGTAAGTATTATATTAGCAATAATTATTAAGGTATTATTTACATCCGGAACCTTTGGGAATAATAATTTTTTAATAGCTGGATGGACAGGTGTTTTTGCAGCAGTAATGCTGATTTATGTGAGTTACTGGCTTCATAGCAAATCAAGTGCAAAACAGTGGAATGATTATATTAAAAATAAGAGTACCCAGGCAATTGCCACAGGAAGTCTGTTTTCTCTTGGACTTTTAGCATTTCTTGCAGTTTTTCGTGAGGGAACAGAAACTGTACTGTTTTATATAGGAATGGCATCATCTATTAGTTTAACTACATTGATATCAGGAATAGTATTAGGTGCTTTAATATTAGTGGCTATAGCATTCTTAATATTAAAAGTAGGATTAAAGATTCCAATGAGACCATTTTTTATTGTTTCAAGCTTATTAGTATTTTATTTAGGAATAAAATTTACGGGTATGGGCATTAATGGATTGCAAATAGCAGGAATATTACCAACAACTACCAATGATGTTTTGCCAACTATAGATTGGCTTGGTGTCTATCCATCTCTTCAAAGCTTAATTCCACAATTAATTTTAATAGTGTTAGCTATTGCAATGGTAGCTTGGAGATATATTAAGGCATCTTCAAAGAAATAA
- a CDS encoding sirohydrochlorin cobaltochelatase yields MHKKKDKVILVVSFGTTYGETRKLTIDSIEQCIQDRFKDYDMKRAFTSHMIIKVLRERDRYIVDTPEEALEKIAEEGYKEVIVQSLHIMPGEEYEYVERVVESYRQKDVFNKIELGRPILYFKGDGEQLQDDYLMAMEAIKLQLPETGSVVFMGHGTTHPANACYSCLQMVLRDHQINNVYIGTVEGYPSLDNIINTLKRDKVEEITLMPLMVVAGDHCNNDMASDEEDSWKKILEKEDFKVNLYMHGMGENPLFRKIFVNHVEDTIIGKYKNMGRTKKGI; encoded by the coding sequence TTGCATAAGAAAAAGGATAAGGTGATACTTGTAGTAAGTTTTGGAACTACTTATGGGGAAACTAGAAAATTAACTATAGACAGCATTGAACAGTGCATACAGGATAGGTTTAAGGACTATGATATGAAGAGGGCATTCACTTCTCATATGATAATTAAAGTACTTAGGGAAAGAGATAGATATATTGTAGATACGCCAGAAGAAGCTTTAGAAAAGATAGCTGAGGAAGGCTACAAAGAAGTTATTGTTCAGTCCCTTCATATAATGCCTGGAGAGGAATATGAGTATGTAGAAAGGGTAGTGGAAAGCTACAGACAAAAGGATGTATTTAATAAAATTGAGTTAGGAAGACCTATACTTTATTTTAAGGGAGATGGTGAACAGCTTCAGGATGATTATTTAATGGCTATGGAAGCTATAAAGCTTCAGCTGCCTGAAACAGGTTCAGTAGTGTTTATGGGGCATGGAACAACTCATCCTGCAAATGCCTGCTATTCCTGTCTTCAGATGGTCCTTAGAGATCACCAGATAAATAATGTATATATTGGAACGGTGGAAGGTTATCCTTCGCTGGACAATATTATAAACACACTAAAAAGAGATAAGGTAGAAGAAATTACGTTAATGCCTCTTATGGTGGTAGCTGGAGATCACTGTAATAATGACATGGCTTCAGATGAAGAGGATTCATGGAAAAAGATTCTTGAAAAAGAGGACTTTAAGGTTAATTTATATATGCATGGTATGGGAGAAAATCCTTTATTTAGAAAGATATTTGTAAACCATGTAGAAGACACTATTATAGGTAAATATAAAAATATGGGAAGAACTAAAAAGGGGATTTAA